Proteins from a genomic interval of Capsicum annuum cultivar UCD-10X-F1 chromosome 4, UCD10Xv1.1, whole genome shotgun sequence:
- the LOC107869528 gene encoding 7-deoxyloganetin glucosyltransferase, which translates to MASTGAELDKPHAVCIPYPAQGHINPMFKLAKILNHKGFHITFVNTEYNHRRLLKSRGPDGLKNLPSFRFETIPDGLPPCDADATQDIVALCESIDTICLGPFKELLAKLNDTSSSKVPPVSSIVSDGSTSFTLAAAQELGIPQVFFWTFAACGTLGYMHYRNLVDKGYIPLKDESYFTNGYLETTLDWIPGMKDVRLKDLPSFLRSANPDDFMIKFVIQETERSKLHASAIVINTFEPLEKEVVESLQTILPPIYVIGPLNLLVKHVDDKNLVDLGSNLWKEEPKCLEWLDSKKPNSVVYVNFGSITVMTLNQLIEFAWGLANSQLDFLWIIRPDIVSGEQAILPPEFVEETKERGMLACWCQQEQVLNHPAIGGFLTHSGWNSTLESISSGVPMICWPFFAEQPTNCWFCCTKLGIGMEINNNVKRDKVEALVRELMTGVKGEEMKKRVLKWKKLAEEATEKPTGSSYMNIDKLINEILLSPKH; encoded by the exons ATGGCTTCCACAGGTGCTGAACTTGATAAGCCTCATGCAGTTTGCATACCATACCCTGCCCAAGGCCACATTAACCCAATGTTCAAATTAGCTAAAATCCTCAATCACAAAGGCTTTCACATCACTTTTGTCAACACTGAATACAACCATAGGCGTCTCCTTAAGTCTCGCGGCCCTGATGGCCTCAAGAACTTGCCATCGTTTCGTTTTGAGACTATTCCTGATGGTCTTCCACCATGTGATGCTGATGCCACTCAAGATATTGTTGCTTTATGTGAATCCATAGACACCATTTGTTTAGGTCCTTTCAAGGAGTTACTCGCCAAGCTTAATGATACTTCTTCATCCAAGGTGCCACCAGTCTCGAGCATCGTTTCTGATGGTTCAACGAGCTTCACTCTAGCTGCTGCCCAGGAATTGGGTATCCCTCAAGTTTTCTTTTGGACTTTCGCTGCTTGTGGTACTTTAGGGTACATGCATTATCGTAACCTTGTTGATAAAGGATACATTCCACTTAAAG ATGAAAGTTACTTCACAAATGGGTACTTAGAGACGACTTTGGATTGGATACCGGGCATGAAAGACGTACGTCTAAAGGATCTTCCAAGCTTCCTTAGGAGTGCAAATCCAGACGATTTCATGATTAAATTTGTCATACAAGAAACTGAGAGATCGAAACTGCATGCTTCTGCTATTGTTATCAATACATTTGAGCCATTAGAGAAGGAAGTTGTTGAATCACTTCAAACAATTCTACCTCCGATATATGTGATTGGACCATTGAATTTGCTTGTGAAACATGTTGACGACAAGAATTTGGTGGATTTGGGATCCAATCTTTGGAAAGAAGAACCAAAGTGCCTTGAATGGTTGGATTCCAAGAAACCAAATTCTGTTGTTTATGTTAATTTCGGAAGCATTACTGTTATGACTCTTAACCAACTTATCGAATTTGCGTGGGGACTTGCCAATAGCCAGTTGGATTTTCTGTGGATTATAAGGCCTGATATTGTATCAGGAGAACAAGCAATTCTTCCACCTGAATTCGTGGAGGAAACTAAAGAAAGAGGGATGCTAGCATGTTGGTGCCAACAAGAACAAGTTCTCAACCACCCTGCAATTGGAGGATTCTTGACTCACAGTGGCTGGAATTCAACCCTtgaaagtattagcagtggggTGCCAATGATTTGCTGGCCATTCTTCGCAGAGCAACCGACTAACTGTTGGTTTTGTTGCACCAAGTTGGGCATTGGAATGGAGATTAATAATAATGTGAAGAGGGACAAAGTTGAAGCCCTTGTAAGAGAGCTGATGACCGGGGTGAAAGGCGAAGAGATGAAGAAAAGGGTTTTGAAATGGAAGAAATTGGCCGAAGAAGCTACAGAAAAACCAACAGGATCATCTTACATGAACATAGACAAACTGATCAATGAAATTCTCCTCTCTCCTAAACACTAG
- the LOC107868699 gene encoding 7-deoxyloganetin glucosyltransferase-like, protein MSSIIAENLDKPHAVCVPYPVQGHINPMVKLAKILHHKGFHITFVNTEHNHQRLLKSRGPDGLKGLPSFRFETIPDGLPPCNPDATQDIPSLCESTTTSCLGPFKELLAKIKNTNVPRVSCIISDGSMSFTLSVAQDLGIPQVSLWTPSACALLGYMHYHDLLEKGYTPLKDESYLTNGYLETTLDWIPGMKGIRLRDLPTFIRTTNPDEYMIKYLIQETKRSKTASAIVLNTFEPLEREVLESLQGLLPPIYVVGPLHLLMKHVEEKNLEELKSNLWKEETKCLDWLDSKKRNSVVYVNFGSITLITPNQLIEFAWGLANSQLNFLWIIRPDMVSGEQAVFPPEFLEETKERGMLASWCMQEQVLSHPAVGGFLAHSGWNSTLESVSNGVPMICWPFFADQQTNCWLCCRQWGIGIEIDNNVKRGEVESLVRELMTGEEGKRMKEKALEWKNLAEEAAKIPTGSSYVNIDKLINEILLPSKQY, encoded by the exons atgtcttCCATTATTGCTGAAAATTTAGACAAACCTCATGCAGTTTGCGTACCATATCCTGTCCAAGGCCACATTAACCCAATGGTAAAGTTGGCCAAAATCTTGCATCATAAAGGCTTTCATATCACCTTTGTTAACACTGAACACAACCATCAGCGTCTCCTTAAGTCTCGAGGCCCTGATGGCCTCAAGGGATTGCCATCTTTTCGATTTGAGACCATCCCTGATGGCCTCCCACCATGTAACCCTGATGCCACCCAAGACATTCCTTCTCTTTGTGAATCCACCACCACTTCTTGTTTGGGTCCTTTCAAAGAGTTGCTTGCAAAGATCAAAAATACTAATGTGCCACGCGTCTCGTGTATCATTTCTGATGGTTCAATGAGCTTCACACTCTCTGTTGCTCAAGATTTGGGCATCCCTCAAGTTTCCTTGTGGACCCCAAGTGCTTGTGCTTTATTAGGTTACATGCATTACCATGATCTTCTTGAGAAAGGATACACTCCACTTAAAG ATGAAAGTTACTTGACAAATGGGTATTTGGAGACAACTTTGGATTGGATACCGGGCATGAAAGGAATACGTTTGAGGGATCTTCCGACTTTCATTAGAACTACAAATCCAGATGAATATATGATCAAGTACCTTATCCAGGAAACCAAGAGAAGCAAAACGGCTTCAGCTATTGTTCTTAATACATTTGAACCATTAGAGAGGGAAGTTCTTGAATCACTCCAGGGCCTTCTTCCTCCGATCTATGTTGTCGGGCCATTGCATTTGCTTATGAAACATGTTGAGGAAAAGAATTTGGAGGAGTTAAAATCAAATCTATGGAAAGAAGAAACGAAGTGTCTGGACTGGCTTGATTCCAAGAAACGAAATTCTGTTGTCTATGTCAATTTTGGAAGTATCACTCTCATCACTCCAAACCAACTTATAGAATTCGCCTGGGGACTTGCCAATAGCCAGTTGAATTTTTTGTGGATAATTAGGCCTGATATGGTATCGGGCGAACAAGCAGTTTTTCCACCTGAATTCCTGGAAGAAACTAAAGAAAGAGGGATGCTAGCAAGTTGGTGCATGCAAGAACAAGTCCTTAGCCACCCTGCAGTAGGAGGATTCTTGGCTCACAGTGGATGGAATTCGACACTCGAAAGTGTTAGCAATGGGGTACCCATGATTTGCTGGCCGTTCTTCGCAGATCAACAGACAAATTGTTGGCTGTGTTGCAGGCAATGGGGAATCGGAATAGAGATTGACAACAATGTGAAGAGGGGAGAAGTTGAGAGCcttgtgagagagttgatgacggGGGAGGAAGGCAAAAGGATGAAGGAAAAGGCATTGGAATGGAAGAATTTGGCTGAAGAAGCTGCTAAAATACCAACAGGATCATCTTATGTGAACATAGACAAACTGATCAACGAAATTCTCCTCCCCTCCAAACAGTACTAG